The following are from one region of the Rhodopirellula sp. P2 genome:
- a CDS encoding PstS family phosphate ABC transporter substrate-binding protein, with translation MKFTSFAFSCLIALAVVSTGCDKSSSNSGAGSDSSPPATESNLVGTIKVDGSSTVQPISNAIREGFIQEHPKVDIIVSGNGTGNGFKSFYDKGTDISDASRPIKSGEFEKCKENGVSFVELPVAYDGLTIVVNPQNDWVKELTVDQLKSMFVGEEAVKKWSDVDPSWPEEAIQIYSPGTGSGTYDYFHEVLAKKSKKELRGDMNLNEDDNILVKGVSDNKFAIGFFGVAYYEENKDKLRAVSVVNPEDEIAYQPTTDNIASNRYAPFSRPLFIYVNTESLNRAEVQVFIEYFLANTPEVSQKVGYVRLPEAVMTKVQANLDAMKTGTHFVDETGESRSGALTDLFIDENLVP, from the coding sequence ATGAAATTCACTTCGTTTGCCTTCTCGTGCTTGATCGCACTCGCGGTCGTTTCGACGGGCTGTGACAAGTCCAGTTCAAACTCCGGAGCCGGCAGTGATTCCTCGCCGCCCGCCACTGAATCGAACTTGGTCGGCACGATCAAAGTGGACGGCAGCAGCACGGTTCAGCCAATCAGCAACGCCATCCGGGAAGGGTTCATTCAAGAACATCCCAAGGTTGACATCATCGTCAGCGGCAACGGAACCGGAAACGGGTTCAAGAGCTTTTACGACAAGGGCACGGACATTTCGGATGCATCTCGCCCCATCAAATCGGGTGAATTTGAAAAGTGCAAAGAAAATGGTGTCAGCTTCGTCGAGCTTCCCGTCGCCTACGACGGATTGACCATCGTCGTGAACCCACAGAACGACTGGGTCAAAGAATTGACCGTCGATCAGCTGAAGTCCATGTTTGTCGGTGAGGAAGCGGTGAAAAAGTGGAGCGATGTTGATCCGAGTTGGCCAGAAGAAGCGATTCAGATCTATTCGCCTGGAACCGGATCGGGCACCTATGACTACTTCCACGAAGTGTTGGCGAAGAAGTCGAAGAAAGAACTTCGTGGCGACATGAATCTGAACGAAGACGACAACATCTTGGTCAAAGGTGTTTCGGACAACAAATTCGCGATCGGTTTCTTTGGGGTGGCTTACTACGAAGAAAACAAAGACAAGCTGCGTGCGGTTTCCGTCGTCAATCCCGAGGACGAAATCGCCTACCAGCCAACGACCGACAACATCGCGTCGAACCGGTACGCTCCGTTCAGCCGTCCGTTGTTCATCTATGTCAACACCGAGTCGCTCAACCGAGCCGAAGTTCAAGTGTTCATCGAGTACTTCTTGGCCAACACACCAGAGGTCAGCCAAAAGGTGGGTTACGTTCGTTTGCCCGAAGCCGTGATGACAAAAGTCCAAGCGAATTTGGACGCAATGAAAACAGGCACTCACTTCGTCGATGAAACTGGTGAGAGTCGCAGCGGTGCCTTGACGGATTTGTTCATCGACGAAAATCTCGTTCCCTAA
- the pstC gene encoding phosphate ABC transporter permease subunit PstC yields MNRPAALVNKKFRSTGMGVVQEKAMVALLALCALLTVGITVGIVVMLIGESWHFFQSEHVSVRGFLTGTEWTALQSKDIAKAQFGIWPLLSGTLRVTMIAMLIALPCGLITAVFLSEFASNRVRAVLKPTLEVIAGIPTVVLGYFAVLVVSPSLQFLSAGGFDTFNATSAGIAVGILCLPMVCSLSEDALHAVPRALREGAYGLGCTPFETSIKVVVPAALSGIVSAFLLAFSRAIGETMVVALAAGTRATFTADPREQSQTMTGFIVEMIKSENEYGTVQYFSLYAVAITLFAITFGMTLVGQLIRRRYQEVYS; encoded by the coding sequence TTGAATCGTCCAGCCGCACTTGTCAACAAGAAGTTTCGTTCGACTGGCATGGGTGTGGTGCAAGAAAAAGCCATGGTGGCTTTGCTTGCACTGTGCGCATTGCTGACCGTTGGGATCACCGTCGGCATCGTTGTGATGTTGATTGGTGAAAGCTGGCATTTCTTTCAGAGCGAACATGTCAGCGTCCGGGGATTTCTCACCGGGACAGAATGGACAGCTCTTCAAAGCAAAGACATTGCAAAGGCTCAGTTTGGGATTTGGCCGCTTCTGTCGGGGACCCTGCGGGTCACGATGATCGCCATGTTGATTGCCTTGCCATGTGGTTTGATCACAGCGGTTTTTTTGTCTGAGTTCGCCTCCAACCGTGTGCGAGCCGTTCTGAAGCCGACCCTGGAAGTCATTGCGGGGATTCCCACAGTGGTTCTGGGTTACTTTGCGGTTTTGGTTGTCAGTCCTTCGTTGCAGTTTCTCTCTGCAGGCGGGTTTGACACGTTCAACGCGACCAGTGCTGGCATCGCCGTCGGGATCCTTTGTTTGCCAATGGTTTGCAGTTTATCCGAAGACGCTTTGCACGCTGTTCCGAGGGCGCTTCGCGAAGGCGCTTATGGTTTGGGATGCACCCCGTTTGAAACGTCCATCAAAGTGGTCGTGCCCGCGGCGCTCTCGGGGATCGTCTCCGCATTCTTGCTGGCCTTCAGCCGAGCGATTGGCGAGACGATGGTGGTGGCTCTGGCGGCGGGGACGCGAGCCACTTTCACCGCGGACCCTCGCGAGCAATCGCAAACGATGACGGGGTTCATCGTTGAAATGATCAAGAGTGAGAACGAGTACGGGACCGTTCAATACTTCAGCTTGTACGCGGTCGCCATCACTTTGTTTGCGATCACATTTGGGATGACTCTGGTCGGGCAACTGATCCGTCGCCGCTACCAAGAAGTTTATTCCTAA
- a CDS encoding PstA family ABC transporter permease produces MTTASNTPIDDGSPPPGSGFTEGEFSVSTDNSSRRKLYSRLFYLLCVLISGLSVVVLGVLLVSIGWQGHSRLTADLLQNSHSELNPESAGMWPSIVGSIFICGICAISALPLGIGTAIFLEEFKPVSKSLKMLHGFIQLNISNLAGVPSIVYGLLGLSLFVFMFNVFGRIQVNESSGTELFGVDHYYQVLSLAGGGHTVLIPQAEEAEKSITIDAPMLAVDRQGQEFELAVWDPASGQPKPSDLKVRERTVRKGQGGGSYSETKWYYMRLPFGKSFLAAGLTLSLVILPIVIIASQEALRGVPSSLREASFGLGATKWQTVRNVSLPAAMPGIMTGAILAMGRAIGEAAPILVVLGAAVAKNSGPQNLMDNVVTMPVLIFNWAGRQQAAYQELAAAAIIVLLAVLLLMNSVAIYLRQKMRVG; encoded by the coding sequence ATGACGACTGCTTCTAACACACCGATCGATGACGGCAGCCCTCCCCCAGGTTCTGGGTTCACGGAGGGGGAGTTCTCGGTGTCGACGGACAACTCAAGTCGACGCAAACTCTACAGCCGTTTGTTTTATCTGCTTTGCGTTTTGATCTCCGGCTTGAGCGTGGTCGTGCTGGGGGTCTTGTTGGTCTCCATCGGATGGCAAGGTCATTCCCGGTTGACCGCCGATTTGCTGCAGAACTCGCACAGCGAGCTCAACCCTGAGTCCGCCGGCATGTGGCCATCGATTGTGGGCTCGATTTTCATTTGTGGCATCTGTGCCATCTCGGCGCTTCCGCTTGGCATCGGCACGGCAATCTTCTTGGAAGAATTCAAGCCGGTCAGCAAGTCGCTGAAGATGTTGCATGGCTTCATCCAGTTGAATATCTCCAATCTGGCCGGTGTGCCATCCATCGTTTACGGGTTGCTTGGCCTGAGTCTGTTCGTGTTCATGTTCAATGTCTTTGGCCGGATTCAAGTGAATGAATCCAGCGGGACGGAGTTGTTTGGCGTCGACCACTACTACCAAGTCCTTTCCTTGGCGGGTGGTGGTCACACCGTTCTGATTCCACAAGCAGAGGAAGCAGAGAAATCCATCACGATTGATGCCCCGATGCTGGCCGTCGATCGCCAGGGACAAGAATTTGAATTGGCGGTCTGGGACCCTGCGTCTGGGCAGCCCAAGCCGAGCGACCTCAAGGTTCGAGAGCGAACGGTTCGGAAAGGCCAAGGCGGTGGTTCTTACTCCGAGACCAAGTGGTATTACATGCGTCTCCCGTTTGGGAAAAGCTTCTTGGCGGCTGGGCTGACCCTTTCTTTGGTCATCCTTCCCATCGTGATCATCGCCTCTCAGGAGGCGCTCCGTGGGGTGCCCTCCAGTTTGCGAGAAGCCTCGTTTGGGCTGGGGGCCACCAAGTGGCAAACCGTCCGAAATGTTTCGCTCCCTGCAGCCATGCCGGGTATCATGACGGGCGCTATTTTGGCGATGGGCCGAGCGATTGGGGAGGCTGCACCCATCTTGGTGGTTCTAGGGGCGGCGGTGGCCAAAAACTCTGGCCCTCAGAATTTGATGGATAATGTGGTTACGATGCCGGTGCTGATTTTTAATTGGGCCGGTCGTCAGCAAGCAGCCTATCAAGAACTCGCTGCGGCGGCGATTATTGTGTTGCTTGCCGTGTTGTTGCTGATGAACTCAGTGGCGATTTATCTTCGACAAAAAATGCGGGTAGGATAA
- the pstB gene encoding phosphate ABC transporter ATP-binding protein PstB has protein sequence MSEVSRSANLHSDSPAKAEVASETCIRIADFSAWYGSFQAIHNLSLEVPRNQVTAFIGPSGCGKSTLLRWINRMNDIVPSANSRGTLMIDDLDVLAQSTDVVNLRRRIGMVFQKPNPFPKTIFENVAFGPRLHLYLSRSELNELVEWSLRKAAVWDEVKDRLHAPALGLSGGQQQRLCIARAIAVGPEVLLMDEPCSALDPSSTLAIEDLIYELREQYTIVMVTHNMQQASRCSDRTAFFYEGKLVESGATQDVFTKPQEKRTDDYVRGRFG, from the coding sequence ATGTCAGAAGTCTCTCGATCGGCGAATCTCCATTCGGACTCACCCGCGAAAGCGGAGGTGGCGTCGGAAACATGCATTCGAATTGCAGATTTCAGTGCGTGGTACGGGTCCTTCCAAGCGATACACAATCTCTCGCTGGAGGTGCCTCGCAACCAGGTGACAGCCTTCATCGGCCCCAGCGGTTGTGGCAAGAGCACGTTGCTGCGCTGGATCAACCGGATGAACGACATCGTTCCTTCGGCCAACAGTCGCGGGACGTTGATGATCGATGACTTGGACGTTCTGGCGCAGTCGACCGACGTGGTGAACCTTCGTCGTCGCATTGGAATGGTGTTTCAAAAGCCCAATCCGTTTCCCAAAACCATCTTTGAAAACGTTGCCTTCGGGCCACGCTTGCACCTCTACTTGAGTCGCAGCGAACTGAACGAGTTGGTGGAATGGTCGCTGCGAAAGGCGGCGGTTTGGGACGAGGTGAAGGACCGACTTCACGCTCCAGCGCTGGGGTTGTCCGGTGGGCAGCAGCAGCGATTGTGCATCGCTCGCGCGATCGCAGTCGGGCCGGAGGTGTTGTTGATGGATGAGCCCTGCAGTGCGCTGGATCCGTCCAGTACGTTGGCCATCGAAGACTTGATCTATGAGTTGCGTGAGCAATACACCATCGTCATGGTGACGCACAACATGCAGCAAGCGAGTCGCTGTAGCGATCGAACCGCTTTCTTCTACGAAGGAAAGTTGGTTGAATCGGGAGCCACTCAAGACGTCTTCACCAAGCCCCAGGAAAAGCGAACGGACGATTACGTTCGCGGTCGTTTCGGTTGA
- the phoU gene encoding phosphate signaling complex protein PhoU has protein sequence MSKHLNRAVQDLRTDLVEQFGVVEQMIEMSVRALVERRPDMAVRVIETDVKVDANDVRIEEECLKLLALYQPVAIDLRWMVSAIKLNADLERMADLACNIAERSKSLDLFPLFNVPDDINQMVTVTLEMVRSALDSFIEQDAELAHQVIARDDEVDRLNVELIEELQAMMKTDTDWVEPAVHCFSATRHLERIADMATNVAEETIYMVSGDIVRHQHHIGEGKAH, from the coding sequence ATGAGCAAGCACCTCAATCGAGCCGTCCAGGATCTTCGCACTGATTTGGTGGAGCAGTTCGGTGTGGTCGAACAAATGATCGAGATGTCCGTTCGGGCGCTCGTGGAACGACGTCCTGACATGGCAGTCCGAGTGATCGAAACGGACGTCAAGGTGGACGCCAACGATGTCCGGATTGAAGAGGAGTGCTTGAAGTTGCTGGCGCTCTACCAGCCCGTTGCGATTGATCTTCGCTGGATGGTTTCGGCGATCAAGCTGAATGCCGATTTGGAGCGGATGGCTGATTTGGCATGCAACATCGCTGAACGCAGCAAGTCCTTGGACTTGTTTCCCCTGTTCAACGTTCCTGACGATATCAACCAGATGGTGACTGTCACGTTGGAAATGGTTCGCTCGGCACTGGATTCCTTCATTGAGCAAGATGCAGAATTGGCTCACCAGGTGATCGCCCGTGACGATGAAGTGGATCGTTTGAACGTGGAGTTGATCGAAGAGTTGCAGGCGATGATGAAGACCGACACGGATTGGGTCGAACCTGCGGTTCACTGCTTTAGCGCCACTCGCCATCTGGAGCGAATCGCGGACATGGCGACCAATGTCGCCGAAGAGACCATCTACATGGTCAGCGGCGACATCGTCCGGCACCAACACCACATCGGAGAAGGCAAAGCCCACTGA
- a CDS encoding polysaccharide lyase, with product MNAILFEAVLATRVIPLQAAGRLNLNRNPKRVGPTMTRIPFALLLLLSAVGCQKQGDRDEELSYLRAVLPAELLEHSHLDIPSRDCIAKLETPDGTSLGLRIFPGQPKSHGGIRAEVSLDYPFQPEEVVRYSWRFRLPEDFVSDAPQNRWWVIGQWHDQPDTTKNETWDTHPSYSPPISLSIAEVDQNLLLGISYGITHSGHEQAHPAPIPIQRGNWYTVHADILWSPTATGSARISLQDVADSDRLMTGPNMNNAHQHYLKIGMYRHPAIRSDNWIHIDQITAAHLTKEPLENETGFGGESKPLSASPETR from the coding sequence ATGAATGCTATCCTGTTCGAGGCCGTGCTGGCGACTCGCGTGATCCCGCTGCAGGCTGCAGGCCGCTTGAACTTGAATCGCAATCCCAAAAGAGTTGGGCCGACCATGACTCGAATTCCCTTCGCGTTGCTGCTGCTCTTGAGCGCGGTCGGATGCCAGAAACAAGGCGACCGTGACGAAGAATTGTCATACTTGCGTGCAGTCCTCCCTGCTGAACTGCTCGAGCACTCGCACCTGGACATTCCTAGCCGCGACTGCATCGCCAAGCTTGAAACGCCGGATGGCACCTCTCTCGGGCTAAGAATCTTTCCTGGCCAGCCCAAATCCCACGGTGGAATCCGAGCGGAGGTCAGCCTGGACTATCCCTTCCAGCCTGAAGAAGTCGTCCGGTACTCCTGGCGGTTTCGACTGCCGGAAGACTTCGTCTCGGACGCCCCGCAAAACCGCTGGTGGGTCATCGGACAATGGCATGACCAACCTGACACCACCAAGAACGAAACCTGGGACACGCACCCTTCCTACAGTCCCCCGATCTCACTTTCGATCGCAGAAGTGGATCAAAACCTGTTGCTTGGGATCAGCTATGGAATCACACACAGCGGCCACGAACAGGCCCATCCCGCCCCGATCCCTATCCAGCGTGGCAACTGGTACACCGTCCACGCGGACATTCTTTGGTCGCCAACGGCCACAGGAAGTGCCAGGATCTCCCTGCAAGACGTCGCAGACAGCGACCGGTTGATGACGGGCCCCAACATGAACAATGCCCACCAGCACTACCTCAAGATTGGCATGTACCGCCACCCGGCGATCCGATCCGACAACTGGATCCACATTGACCAGATCACTGCCGCTCATCTCACGAAGGAGCCGCTTGAGAACGAGACAGGCTTTGGTGGAGAGAGCAAACCGCTCAGTGCATCACCGGAGACGCGTTGA
- the thiC gene encoding phosphomethylpyrimidine synthase ThiC, translated as MTQLLSARAGEITSEMESVAKRENLPVELIRDEVAVGRMVIPANKVHAAGALEPMAIGIAAKCKINANIGNSAVTSNVGEELEKLHTAVHFGADTVMDLSTGKDIDNIRRQIIDKSPVPIGTVPIYQMLEELGGNIEDMNAQHFLDMVEHQAKQGVDYMTIHCGVKLEHLHLTVNRVTGIVSRGGSLIAKWMMAHNKQNPLLEAFDDLCDIMREYDVTWSLGDGLRPGSIADASDDAQFAELDVLGECTKRGWEKGTQVMVEGPGHIPLDQIQMNIERQIEVCHGAPFYVLGPLVTDIAPGYDHITSCIGAANAGMHGAAMLCYVTPKEHLGLPNEEDVKQGVIAYKIAAHTADVARKRKGAQDRDDALSKARFDFDWKEQFRLSLDPETAQRYHDETLPQDTFKSAHFCSMCGPKYCSMKITEDIRQMAKEKKLVGLPTT; from the coding sequence ATGACCCAGCTGCTGTCTGCCCGCGCGGGCGAAATCACTTCCGAAATGGAATCCGTCGCCAAACGCGAAAACTTGCCAGTCGAGCTGATTCGCGATGAAGTCGCCGTGGGACGCATGGTGATCCCAGCCAACAAAGTTCACGCGGCTGGTGCCCTGGAACCCATGGCCATTGGCATCGCTGCCAAGTGCAAGATCAACGCCAACATCGGCAACAGTGCCGTGACGAGCAACGTCGGTGAAGAACTGGAAAAGCTCCACACCGCTGTTCACTTCGGTGCCGACACGGTGATGGATCTGTCGACCGGCAAAGACATCGACAACATCCGTCGTCAAATCATCGACAAGAGCCCCGTGCCAATCGGGACCGTGCCGATCTACCAAATGCTGGAAGAGCTCGGCGGCAACATCGAGGACATGAACGCTCAACACTTCTTGGACATGGTCGAGCACCAAGCTAAGCAGGGCGTTGACTACATGACGATTCACTGCGGCGTCAAACTGGAACACCTGCACCTGACCGTCAACCGCGTGACTGGAATCGTCAGCCGTGGTGGATCACTGATCGCCAAATGGATGATGGCCCACAACAAGCAAAACCCATTGCTCGAAGCGTTCGATGACCTTTGTGACATCATGCGTGAGTACGACGTGACCTGGTCGCTCGGCGATGGACTGCGCCCTGGTTCGATCGCAGACGCATCCGACGACGCTCAGTTCGCTGAACTGGATGTGCTTGGTGAATGCACCAAACGCGGCTGGGAAAAGGGCACCCAGGTGATGGTCGAAGGACCAGGACACATTCCTTTGGACCAAATCCAAATGAACATCGAACGGCAAATCGAAGTTTGCCACGGTGCTCCGTTCTACGTCTTGGGCCCATTGGTCACCGACATCGCCCCTGGCTACGACCACATCACCAGCTGCATCGGTGCGGCCAACGCCGGCATGCACGGGGCTGCCATGCTCTGCTACGTCACGCCGAAGGAACACCTGGGCCTCCCCAACGAAGAAGACGTCAAACAAGGCGTGATCGCTTACAAGATTGCCGCCCACACCGCCGATGTCGCGCGCAAACGCAAAGGCGCCCAAGACCGCGACGACGCACTTTCCAAAGCCCGCTTCGATTTCGACTGGAAAGAGCAATTCCGGTTGTCGCTCGACCCAGAAACGGCCCAGCGTTATCACGACGAAACGCTTCCTCAAGATACCTTCAAGAGCGCTCACTTCTGCAGCATGTGCGGACCGAAGTACTGCTCGATGAAGATCACCGAGGACATCCGCCAAATGGCCAAGGAAAAGAAACTGGTTGGACTTCCAACAACCTGA
- a CDS encoding DUF4272 domain-containing protein, producing MGNLSEPPSSSVHFAISTVRFPANPIEKESNLGVTELAPDAAEDLLEECWEQIDSANQSPNPLAAPLQRHLQRARHIYRFESSDHSLAEILSSEWQDWAWSVNALWWTSASDGKPALLSDPAGRQLHGPGSFDTKAQIPFLPESRQRRIESATVLRNRNLDPVEGTAPLPSSSETETFAPAIAAKRMLGLFAVAARAEAMANGQTLDLDRVRERSPLAADALTPAEKDFFDLVSPPAEMVDTAAWRYESLHTLQWALQMQPDLDWADERCDLASVLRLILSLPHEDLIEHAILRPVEELLQAADLHVCLWWKLAVEGAAGREIPGGLDPGVVAERVHALTWLLQLSGGVPEEAADMSWDQIGREIESGIVG from the coding sequence ATGGGCAACCTGTCCGAGCCACCCTCTTCTTCGGTTCACTTCGCCATTTCGACGGTTCGCTTTCCCGCGAACCCCATCGAAAAAGAGTCGAATCTCGGGGTCACTGAACTGGCCCCCGACGCAGCCGAAGACCTGCTGGAAGAATGCTGGGAACAGATTGATTCAGCGAATCAATCTCCCAACCCGTTGGCCGCGCCTCTGCAGCGTCACCTCCAACGTGCCCGGCACATCTACCGCTTTGAATCCTCCGACCATTCATTGGCTGAGATCCTTTCATCCGAATGGCAGGATTGGGCATGGAGCGTGAACGCGCTGTGGTGGACTTCTGCTTCGGATGGCAAGCCTGCGTTACTCAGCGACCCCGCCGGGCGACAACTGCACGGCCCAGGCTCCTTCGACACCAAAGCTCAGATCCCCTTCCTTCCGGAATCACGGCAGCGACGGATTGAGTCCGCCACGGTCCTGCGCAACCGAAACCTGGATCCAGTGGAGGGCACCGCCCCTCTGCCCAGCAGCAGCGAGACCGAAACGTTTGCACCCGCGATCGCCGCCAAGCGAATGCTCGGACTGTTCGCCGTCGCGGCTCGCGCTGAAGCAATGGCCAACGGCCAGACTCTCGACCTGGATCGAGTCCGTGAGCGATCCCCGCTGGCGGCGGATGCACTGACGCCTGCTGAAAAAGATTTCTTCGACCTGGTTTCACCTCCCGCTGAGATGGTCGACACCGCCGCGTGGCGCTACGAATCACTGCACACACTGCAGTGGGCGTTGCAGATGCAACCGGACCTGGACTGGGCCGATGAACGCTGCGACCTGGCCAGCGTGCTGCGATTGATCCTCTCACTGCCCCACGAAGACCTGATCGAGCACGCTATCTTGCGGCCCGTGGAAGAACTGCTTCAAGCCGCCGACTTGCATGTTTGCTTGTGGTGGAAATTGGCTGTGGAGGGTGCGGCGGGAAGAGAAATCCCCGGCGGACTGGACCCCGGCGTCGTGGCCGAACGCGTGCACGCACTGACCTGGCTGCTGCAATTGTCCGGCGGCGTTCCAGAGGAAGCTGCTGACATGTCCTGGGATCAAATTGGCCGCGAAATCGAAAGCGGCATCGTCGGTTGA